A stretch of DNA from Cellulomonas fengjieae:
ACTCGTCGACATCGAGACCCTGGACGATCTTCCAGCTGCCGCCCTCGGAGGTCACGGGGAACGAGGAGATCAGGCCCTCCGGCACGCCGTACGAGCCGTCCGAGACGATGCCCGCCGAGGTCCAGTCCCCCGCGGGCGTGCCGTGCACCCAGGAGTAGACGTGGTCGATCGCGGCGTTGGCCGCGGACGCCGCCGACGACGCGCCACGCGCCTCGATGATCGCCGCGCCGCGCTTGGCCACGGTCGGGATGAACGTGTCGCGCACCCAGGCGTCGTCGTTCACGACCTCGAGCGCGGGGCGCCCGCCGACGGTGGCGTGCGACAGGTCGGGGTACTGGGTGGCGGAGTGGTTGCCCCAGATGGTCAGCCGCTCGATGTCCGCGACCTTCGCGCCCGTCCGGGTGGCCAGCTGCGAGACCGCGCGGTTGTGGTCCAGTCGCGTCATCGCGGTGAAGCGCTCGCGCGGGACGTCGGGCGCGTGCGACGCCGCGATGAACGCGTTGGTGTTGGCCGGGTTGCCGACCACCAGGACCCGGACGTCGTCGGCGGCACCGGCGTTGATCGCCTCGCCCTGGGGCTTGAAGATGCCGCCGTTGGCGGACAGCAGGTCGCCGCGCTCCATGCCGGCCGTGCGGGGTCGGGCACCGACCAGCAGCGCCACGTTGACGCCGTCGAAGGCGGCCGTCGCGTCGTCGTAGATCTCCACGCTGTCCAGCGTCGTGAACGCGCAGTCGTCGAGCTCCATCGCGGTGCCCTCGGCGGCCTTGACCGCCTGCGGGATCTCCAGCAGGCGGAGCCGGACGGGGGTGTCGGCACCCAGCAGCTGGCCGGACGCGATGCGGAACAGCAACGCGTAGCCGATCTGCCCGGCGGCTCCGGTGACGGTGACGGTGACGGGCGAGCTGGGCACGGAACGGCTCCTTGGATCGACGACGATGGCGGCCTCACGCTACCTCGCAGGTGAGGAACGGCGCCCACCGGGGATGACCCCGGTGGGCGCCGGGACGTGCGTGTCAGGCGAGCTTGGCCGCCAGGTTGGCGTCGAGCGTCGCGAGGAACTCCTCGGTGGTCTGCCAGGCCTGGTCGGGCCCGACCAGCGACGCGAGGTCCTTGGTCATGGCGCCGCTCTCGACGGTCTCGACGACGACCTGCTCGAGCGTCTCGGCGAACTGGGTCACCTCGGGGGTGCTGTCCAGCTTGCCGCGGTGCTTGAGGCCACCGGTCCAGGCGAAGATCGAGGCGATCGGGTTGGTCGACGTCGGCTTGCCGGCCTGGTGCTGGCGGTAGTGCCGGGTCACGGTGCCGTGCGCGGCCTCCGCCTCGACCGTCTTGCCGTCGGGCGTCATCAGCACCGACGTCATGAGGCCGAGCGAGCCGAAGCCCTGCGCGACCGTGTCGGACTGCACGTCCCCGTCGTAGTTCTTGCAGGCCCAGACGTAGCCGCCCTCCCACTTCATGGCCGCGGCGACCATGTCGTCGATGAGGCGGTGCTCGTAGGTGAGGCCCTTCTCAGCAAAGGCAGTGGCGAACTCCTCGTCGAACACCTCCTGGAAGATGTCCTTGAACGCGCCGTCGTAGGCCTTGAGGATCGTGTTCTTGGTCGACAGGTAGACCGGGTAGCCGCGCTGCAGGCCGTACGCGAACGACGCCCGCGCGAAGTCGCGGATCGAGTCGTTGAAGTTGTACATGCCCATCGCGACGCCGCCACCGTCGGGGTACGTCACGACCTGCTGGTTGATCGGCTCGGAGCCGTCCGCGGGCGTGTACGTCAGCGTCAGCGTGCCGGCGCCGGGGACCTTGAAGTTGGTGGCCCGGTACTGGTCGCCGAACGCGTGGCGGCCGATGATGATCGGCTTGTTCCAGCCGGGCACCAGGCGCGGGATGTTGCTGATGATGATCGGCTCGCGGAAGACGACGCCGCCGAGGATGTTGCGGATCGTGCCGTTGGGCGAGACCCACATCTTCTTCAGGCCGAACTCCTCGACCCGCGCCTCGTCGGGCGTGATCGTGGCGCACTTGACGCCGACGCCGTGCTCCTTGATCGCGTTCGCCGCGTCGATCGTCACCTGGTCGTCGGTGGCGTCGCGGTTCTGGATCGACAGGTCGTAGTACCGCAGGTCGATGTCGAGGTACGGGTGGATCAGGCGGTCCTTGATGAACTGCCAGATGATGCGCGTCATCTCGTCGCCGTCGAGCTCGACGACCGGGCCGACAACCTTGATCTTCGCCATGCGGGTATCTCCTGTGCTGGGCGGGTGGGGGCACGGCACGATGGGGCGGCTGCCGGCGCGGGTCCGCCGACAAGATTACTCGACGTCGACAGATCTATGCGTGGCTCGAGCGGTCCGGCCGGTCCACGCGCTGGCGAAGACCGTGCCCGCTGGCCCCGTGGCTGGCATGCTGGCACCGACCAGGGGTGAGACGCCGCTCCAGCGCGTCGCCACGGCTGCACGGTCGCAGGCTCCGTGCGCAGCTGCCCCCCGCCGATGACTCACGACAGGACCGAGATGGCACAGGACAACTCCGCCACGTCCGCCGGCTCCACCGAGCCGGACGACAACGCCGCCGCCGGCACCCCCGCGCCCGAGGAGGCGTCGGCCGCCGCCGCCGCCGACTCGACGCCTGCTGCCTCCCAGCCCGCCCCGTCCGGCTCGCAGCCCGCCGGCACCCCCGGCTCGCAGCCCGCCGGCACCTCCGGCTCCGCCTCCGCCGAGGACGAGCACGAGCACGAGATCGACGCCTACGTGATCCCGGCGGGCACGGTCATGGTCACGGGACCGAGCCTGGTCGCCCGCCTGGGCGCCGAGGTGTTCGGCACGTTCGGGCTCGTCGTCGTGGGCCTGGGCATCGCGTTGTACAACGGCATCAGCCAGATCGGGTCGCTCGGCGTCGGCCTCGGCTTCGGCCTCGCCTACGCCGCCGCCCTCGTCGCCGTGGGTCACGTCTCCGGCGGCCACTTCAACCCCGCGGTCACGCTCGGCGCCGCGATCGGCGGTCGCACACCGTGGAAGGACGTGGTCCCGTACTGGCTGGCGCAGCTCGTCGGCGCGGTCCTCGCGGCGGCCGTCCTGTTCATCACCATCCCGAGCACCCTGCCCGGCCTGCTCGCGCAGGGCGGGGAGGCCTCCGGCCGCACCTTCTTCAGCAGCGTCGCCAACGGCTTCGCCGACCACTCGCCGCTGTCCACGGCGTCGCAGGGTCAGGTCGAGTTCTCGCTGGTCGTCGGGCTGCTCGTCGAGATCGTCCTCACCGCCGTGTTCGTCGGCGTCATCCTCGGCGCCACGGACCGCCGCTCCCGCAACGCCCAGGCACCGATCGCCATCGGGCTCGCGCTGGCCGTGCTGACCCTCGTGGCGCTCCCGGTCACCAACGCGTCGCTCAACCCGGCGCGCTCGACGGCCGCGGCGCTGTTCTCGGAGAGCTGGGCCCTCGGGCAGCTCTGGCTGTTCTGGGTGGCCCCGCTGGTCGGGGCCGCGCTCGCCGGCCTGGTCTACCGGGCGTTCGCGGCGGAGCCGGCCGAGGACAACCTGCTGGAGGAGGACGACGCGTACGTCACCACGGACGACGTCCTGGTGGTGACGGAGCGCTGACGCGCACCTGACGCCGCCCTCGGACGCCCGGGACCCCGACGGTCCCGGGCGTCCGCGCGTGTGGGACCGGCCGCGACGGGGCGGTCCGGGGCCCCGGGGCTCGGGGTCGACCGGCTACGCGGGCAGGACCTGCGCCAGCACCGCGATGCCCAGGCCCAGCACCACCAGAACGACGACGTCGATCGGCTTGGACCGGAACGAGAGCGCCACGGGCCCCGGCGACGGGAGCACGGCGCGCACCAGCGCGCCGACGAGGGCGACGCCGGCCAGCACGAAGGCGCCCTGCCGCGTGCCGACGGTGAGCGCCACCACGACGGCCACCACGATGCCGGCGCTCGTCCACCACAGGGACGCGTTGCGGGCGGCGTCGAGGGACGCGCGGGCGATGGCACGGGGGTCGAGGGGCGCCTGCTCGACGGGGATGGGACCGGTCGAGGGCACCGGGTCGGCGGCCGCCGGGTCGTCCGGGGGCGTGTGCCCGCCCGGGCGCGCGTGGGCGGGCGTGGCGTGGTGCGTCCCCGCTGTCCCGGTCATGCGCTCCTTCACCATCTCGCTCGTGCCTCCCGACGGGAGACTACCGTTGCGAGGTGAGCGCCCCGACGAACGACGAGCACCTGGACCCTTACCGACCGCGCGACGTGCTCGTCGTCGGCGCCGGCCTGGCGGCCACCCAGACGGTCGCCGCCCTGCGCGAGCGGGGCTACGACGGGCGGGTCGTCGTGCTCGGTGTGGAGGGCACGGCACCCTACGACCGGCCCCCGCTGTCGAAGCACCTCTTCGACCGTCCGGAGCCCAGCTGGCTGGCGGACGAGATCGGCACCGACCTGCTCGCCCTCGCGGACGACGTGCTCCTCGACACACCCGCCCGCGCGCTGTCCCTGTCGGCCGCGCGCCCCGAGGTCCTGACCGACCGCGGCACGTTCACCGCGGACGCTCTCGTCGTGGCGAGCGGGGCGCACGCCGTCCGACCCTCCGGCTGGGAGGCCGCCCTCACGCTGCACACCGCGGCCGACGCCGCGCGGCTGCGGGCTGTGCTCGAGCCGGGGGCTCGCCTCGTGGTGATCGGCGCCGGGTGGATCGGCGCGGAGGTCGCCGGTGTCGCCGCCGCGGCGGGCGTCGATGTCGTCGTGGTCGAGGCCAACGGTGCCCCGCTCGCCGCGGCCCTGGGGTCGACCGTCGGCGAGCTCACCGCGCCCTGGTACGCCGCCGCCGGTGTCCGGCTGCTCACCGGCGAGCACGTGACCGAGGTGGGCACCAACGGCGTCCTCCTCGCGGACGGGAAGCTCGTCGGCGCCGACGTCGTGCTCGCCGCCGTCGGCGCGCGCCCGACCACCGACTGGCTGGCGGGTGCGCTGCCGCGCGAGCCCGACGGCGCGCTGCGGGTCGACGAGCACCACGCGGTCATCGGCGCACCGCGCACCGTCCGGGCCGTGGGCGACGTCGCGCTGCGCCGGTCCGCACGCCACGGGTGGGTCCCCGGCGGGCACTGGGACGGGGCGCTGCGGGGCCCCGCGGCGCTGGTCGCGGACCTGCTCGGCACGCCGACGGACGCCGTCGTCGACGTGGCGCCGTACGTGTTCTCCACCCAGCTGGGCCACGAGCTCGCCCTGTTCGGCCACCCGCACCCCGACGACGACGTGGTGCTGCGCGGCGACCCGGCCGGCGCGCAGGGGTGGGCGGCGCTCTGGTTCCGCCCCGGCTCGGACGAGCTCGGGGCCATCCTCACGGTCGACCGCCCCCGCGACGTCGGCGCCGCCCGGCGGCTGTTCACAGCCGAAGGGCTGCCCCGGCTGGACCGGGCGGTCGCGCACGACCCCGGACGCCCGCTGCGGCAGGCCGCGCTCGCCTGAGCGGGCGCGGCCTGCGCGCGGCTCAGTGTGCGAAGTGCCGGGTGCCGGTGAGGTAGAGGGTCACGCCTGCGGCCTGCGCCGCGGCGATCACCTCCTCGTCGCGGACCGACCCGCCGGGCTGGACGATGGCGCGCACGCCGGCGTCGATCAGCACCTGCGCACCGTCGGCGAACGGGAAGAAGGCGTCCGAGGCGGCCACGGCTCCGCGGGCGCGCTCGGCGTCCCCGGAGTTGGCCCGCTCGACCGCGAGCCTGCACGAGTCGACGCGGTTGACCTGGCCCATCCCGACCCCGACGGACGCTCCCGCGTCCGCCAGCAGGATCGCGTTCGACTTCACGGCACGCACCGCACGCCAGGCGAACGCGAGGTCGGCGAGCGTGGCCTCGTCAGCCGGCGCGCCGGCCGCGAGGGTCCAGGCCGCCGGGTCGTCCCCGGGGGCGTCCACGCGGTCGAGCTCCTGGACGAGCAGCCCTCCGCTGACCGCGCGGCGCTCGGTCAGGGCGGCGTCCACGGGCGTGACCTGCAGCAGCCGGATGTTCTTCTTGCGGGCCAGGATCTCGAGCGCCTCGGGCTCGAACGCCGCAGCGACGACGACCTCGGTGAACACGGGGGCGATCTGCTCGGCGGCCGCAGCCGTGAGCGTGCCGTTCGTCGCGATGACACCACCGAACGCGGAGACCGGGTCGCACGCGTGCGCCTTGGCGTGCGCGTCGGCCACGTCCGTCCCGACCGCGATGCCGCAGGGGTTGGCGTGCTTGATGATGGCGACGGCGGGAGCGGCGTGGTCGTGCGCGGCCCGCCAGGCGGCGTCGGCGTCCACGTAGTTGTTGTAGCTCATGGCCTTGCCGTGCAGCTGCTGCGCTCCGGCCAGGCCCCGGCCCGCGGCGCCGTCCGGGGTCAGGTACAGCGCCGCCTTCTGGTGCGGGTTCTCGCCGTACCGCAGCACCTCCCCACGCACCCAGGTGGTCCCGGTGAAGGCCGGGAAGCCCGACTCGGCGGCGGCCCCGTCGGGCGCGTACTCGGCGGCGAACCAGCTGGCCACGGCGGCGTCGTACGCGGCGGTGTGCGCGAACGCGTCGGCCGCGAGCAGGCGACGCGCGGCGAGCGTGAAGCCGCCGCTCGCGACCGCGGTCGCCACCTCCTCGTAGCGCGCGGGGTCGACGACGACCGCCACGCTGGGGTGGTTCTTGGCGGCGGCGCGGACCATCGAGGGACCGCCGATGTCGATCTGCTCGACGCACTCGTCGGGGCCGGCGCCCGACGCGACCGTGGCCGTGAACGGGTACAGGTTGACCACGACGAGCTCGAACGGGGCGATGCCCAGGTCCGCCAGCCGCGCGACGTGCTCGGGCAGTCGCGTGTCGGCGAGCACGCCCGCGTGCACCCGGGGGTGCAGCGTCTTGACCCGCCCGTCCAGGCACTCCGGGAAGCCGGTGAGGTCCTCGACCCGCGTCACGGGCACGCCGGTCGCGGCGATCGTGGCGGCCGTCGAGCCGGTGGAGACGATCTCGACACCGGCGGCGTGCAGCGCGGCGGCCAGGCCGGTGAGGCCGGTCTTGTCGTAGACGCTGACCAGGGCGCGGCGGACGGGTCGCTGGTTCTCGGTGGCTGACATGGCGGCTCCCAGGGTGGCAAGGGTCGGCTAGAGCGGACCCATGCACCCAGGCGGGCGGTGCGTGGCGGGGGGCACTGCGGCCGCTCCCCGGTGGTTGCACCCACCTGCGCCAGTCACGACCGCGGCCGAGTCTAGCGGGCGCGTCAGCCGACGAACGCGTGCCGGCCCTCGACGCGCAGGCCCTCGCGCGTGATGCGCCCGACCCACTCGACGAGCAGCACCTGCTCGACGGCCTTGATCCGCTCGTGCAGGGTGGCCTCGTCGTCGTGCGGCTCCACCGGGACCGCGGCCTGCGCCAGGATCGGCCCCGTGTCGACGCCCTCGTCGACCACCATGACGGTGCAGCCGGTGATCTTCACCCCGTACGCGAGCGCGTCGCGCACACCGTGCGCGCCCGGGAAGGACGGCAGCAGCGCCGGGTGCGTGTTGACGATCCGCCCACCGAAACGGCCGAGGAACGTGGCGCCGAAGAGCTTCATGAACCCGGCGAGCACCACCAGGTCCGGGGAGAAGACCGCGACCGTCTCCGTGACGGCGGCGTCCCAGGCGGCACGGTCCTCGAAGTCCTTGACCGAGACGACCGCGGTCGGGATGCCCGCCGCGCGCGCGATCTCCAGCGCCCTGATGCCGCCTCGGTCGGCGACGACGGCGACGACGCGCGCACCGTAGGCGGGGTCCTCGTGGGCCGCGAGCAGTGCCGCCAGGTTGGAGCCCGTCCCCGACACCATGACGACGAGCCGCCCCGACGCACGGGTGGCCGGAGCGGGGCGCGGGGGCATCTCGTGCGTCACGCGCCGACCCTACCCGCGGGCGATGGCGGAGCGGACGCAGGTCCGCCCCGCTCGGTTCGTGGGCGAGAATGCAGGGGTGAGCAACCCGTACGCGCCGCCTGAGAACCGCCCCCGCCCCTCGGACGGCGACCAGACGGACGCTCCTGCGACCGACCGCGTCCCCACGTGGTCGCCGGCGCCGCCGCCGGTCCAGGTCGAGCGCACTCCCCCGGACCCCGAGGGCACCGCCCGCGCCGCGCGCCATACCCGGCTGTTCGGCGTCCTCGTCCTCGGGTCGGTCCTGGTGGCCACCCTCCCCCTGCCGTGGCAGGCCGCCTCGCTCGTGTTCGCGCTGGGCGGCGTCGCGGTCGGCATCCGGGCGCTCGTCGTGGCGGCCCGAGCCCACTCACGCTCGCTGCTGCCGATGCTCTCCGTCGGCGTGGTCATCGCGCTGTCGTGGACCTTCCTGCAGGCGGTGCAGCTCGCGTTCTGGCCGGTGCAGCAGGACCTGCAGGACTGCCTCCGCAGCGCCCTGACCATCGAGGCCAGGACGGCGTGCGAGTCGCAGTACGAGAGGGACCTCGAACAGCTGCAGGACTCCCTCCTGCCCAGCGGCGCCCGCGCCGGCTGAGGTCGGCCCCTCAGATCTGGTCGCGGTGCAGCAGCGTCTGCACCCGGCGGCGGACCTCGGCGCGCAGGAGCCGGTCGCCGGGCAGCGCCACCAGGAGGGCGCCCAGGAGCACCCCGGCACCCGTCCGAAGCCCGACGACCGCGCCGTGCGCACCCACCGTCGCCAGCCGGTCGGGGCCGACCCCGCCGCTGGCCATCGTGACGAGCAGCATCACGACCACCGCCGCGCTGGTCGCCGCCGCCGCGCACGCGGCCAGCGTGTGCCACCAGCGTCGCGTCTCGAGCCGGCGGTGCACGTACCAGCCCACCTGCGCGCCCACGGCCACGAGCACGAGCGGGACGAGGCTGGTGACGGGCCCGGCGATGTCGGGCGCAGGGAGCGCGCCGAGCATCGGGACCGCGGGCAGCGCTCCGCCGATGACCTCGTCCGGCGCGAAAAGCGTTCCCTCCCCGACCGAGAAGCCGGACCCGGTCACCCACGTGAGCGCCCAGACCACCAGGTTGGGCAGGTACGCCAGCTCGGCGACCGCCAGCACGACGCCGCCCACCGCGTCGAGCCCCAGACCGCGCACGACGTCCGAGATGGTCGCCCGCCCGGCCACGACCCACAGCGTGGTCACGAGCGCCGCGACGAGCAGCAGGGTGGCCGAGGCGAGGACGCCCGCGGACGCCCCGGTGCGCAGCGGTGCCGGGCACCGCGACCAGACGGGTCGGGTGAGCGCGCGGGCCGACGGCGCCTCGGGCCGGGCCAGCAGCCCCACGCCGAGGCCGACGGCGGACACGGCCGCGCCGCCGAGCGCCGCGAGCAGCGCACCCGATCCGGCACCGCTGAGCAGGGCCACCAGGACGGCGACCGCGGTGTAGGTACCGACGCCGGCGGCGTAGGACGACCAGGTCGCCAGGCCCGACCGTCGCGCCGAGGCGTAGCAGACGAACAGTGCGAGCGCGGTGACCCCGAGCGGGACCAGCGACACCACGACCGTGCCGACGTGCGCGGGGACCCCGTGACCGAGCAGCCAGAGCGACGACCCCACGCCCACCGAGCGCATCCAGCCGACGCCGCTGTTGGACGGGTCGGCGGACGTGGCGACGTAGGCCGCGACGGCCGGCAGCGCGAGCACCAGGAAGGACAGCAGCGCGGCCTGCAACGCCGACAGGACTCCGGCGATCCACCGCGGGGCGCCGTCGAGCGCGCTCGTGAAGAAGGTGGGTGTCGGGTCGTCGACCAGCGTGCGGCGACGGCGACGGTCGACGACGGGGTTGCTCCCGGTGCGGGGGCCGGTGGCGCTCACCACGTCATGGTCGCCGCCGCGCGGACGCGAGCGCCGAAGGCGGCCCGGCGCGTCGGATGTCGGCATCGACACGTCGACCCCGGCGAGCGAGGCTCACCGGGGTCGACGGGACGGGACGGTCAGCTGAGCAGCTGGCGGGCGAGCTCGGCCGTCTCGGACGGCGTCTTGCCGACCTTGACGCCCGCGGCCTCGAGGGCCTCCTTCTTGGCCTGGGCGGTACCCGACGAGCCGGAGACGATGGCGCCGGCGTGGCCCATGGTCTTGCCCTCGGGTGCCGTGAAGCCGGCCACGTAGCCGACGACGGGCTTGGTGACGTGCTCGGCGATGTAGGCCGCCGCGCGCTCCTCGGCGTCGCCACCGATCTCACCGATCATGACGATGACCTCGGTGTCGGGGTCCGCCTCGAACGCCGCGAGGGCGTCGATGTGCGTGGTGCCGATGATCGGGTCGCCGCCGATGCCGATGGCCGTGGAGAACCCGAAGTCCCGCAGCTCGTACATCATCTGGTAGGTCAGCGTGCCGGACTTCGAGACCAGGCCCACGCGGCCGGGACCGGTGATGTCCGCCGGGATGATGCCGACGTTGGACTTGCCGGGGCTGATCAGGCCCGGGCAGTTGGGGCCGATCAGCCGCACGCCCTTGTCGAGCGCGAGCGCGAAGAACTCGGCGGTGTCGGCCACCGGGACGCCCTCGGTGATGATGACGACGAGCGGGATGCCCGCCTCGATCGCCTCGACGACCGCGCCCTTGGTGTGGGCCGGCGGCACGAAGACGACGGACACGTCCGCGCCCGTCGCGTCCATCGCCTCGGAGACGGAGCCGAACACGGGGACGTCGACGCTGCTGCCGTCGACGTCGAACGCCACGGACGTGCCCGCCTTGCGCGGGTTGACGCCGCCGACGACGGACGTGCCGGACGCGAGCATGCGGGTCGTGTGCTTCTGGCCCTCGGAACCCGTCATGCCCTGGACGATGACCTTGGATGCCTCGGTCAGGAAGATCGCCATGTGGTCTCTGCTTCTCTCTACGTCTGTTGTCGGTCAGCGGTCGTCAGGCGGCGGCGTGGGCGAGCTCGGCTGCCTTGTCGGCGCCGCCGTCCATCGTCTCCGCGATCGTGACCAGCGGGTGACCCGCCTCGGCGAGGATGCGACGGCCCTCGAGCACGTTGTTGCCGTCCAGACGGACGACCAGCGGCTTGGAGGCCTCGTCGCCGAGGATCTCCAGGGCGTGGACGATGCCGTTGGCGACCGCGTCGCACGCGGTGATGCCACCGAAGACGTTGACGAACACGGACTTGACCTGCGGGTCCGTGAGGATGATGTCGAGGCCCGCGGCCATGATCTCGGCGCTCGCGCCGCCACCGATGTCCAGGAAGTTTGCGGGCTTCACGCCGCCGTGCGCCTCACCGGCGTACGCGACGACGTCGAGCGTGCTCATCACGAGCCCCGCGCCGTTGCCGATGATGCCGACCTCGCCGTCGAGCTTGACGTAGTTGAGGTCCTTCTCCTTGGCGCGCGCCTCGAGCGGGTCCGCGGCCTCGGCGTCCTCGAGCTCGGCGTGCTCCGGGTGGCGGAAGCCGGCGTTCTCGTCGAGCGTGACCTTGCCGTCGAGCGCGACGACCTCGCCGTCCTCCGTGAGGACGAGCGGGTTCACCTCGACCAGCGTGGCGTCCTCGCTGCGGTAGACGGTCCAGAGCGTCTGCAGGACGGCCGCAACCTTCGGCGCGACGTCCGGCGCGAACCCGGCGGCGTCGACGATCTCGTCCGCCTTGGCCTGGTCGATGCCGGTGCGCGGGTCGACCGCGACCTTGGCCAGCGCGTCGGGGCGCTCGACCGCGAGCTGCTCGATGTCCATGCCGCCCTCGACCGAGCACATGGCCAGGTAGCGGCGCTCGGCGCGGTCCAGCAGCAGGGAGAAGTAGAACTCCGTCGCGATCTTGGCGCCGGCCGCGATCATCACGCGGTGGACCGTGTGGCCCTTGATGTCCATGCCGAGGATCTCGGAGGCCTTCTCGGCCGCCTCGTCCGCGGACCGGGCCAGCTTGACGCCGCCCGCCTTGCCGCGGCCGCCGACCTTGACCTGCGCCTTGACGACCACCACGCCGCTCTGGCCACCGAGAAGCTGCTCCGCGCCTGCGCGAGCCTCCTCCGGTGTGGTGGCGACGACGCCGCCGAGCACGGGGACGCCGTGCTTCTCGAAGATGTCACGTGCCTGGTACTCGAACAGGTCCACCTGGTCTGGGTCCTCTCATCACCGGCGTTCGACGGCCTCTGTGCGGCCGAAACGCCCCGGTCGATGGTAGCGGCCAGCGGGAGATATCTTCACATCAAGAGATGCGTCGTGCGCAACGGGCACGTCACACGTCGTGCACACCCCCTCCCTCGAATCGTCGCGATCCGCTACGTTTCCCCGCATGCATCCGGTGACCGTGGCGGCTGGGCCGCTCGACATCGCCACCGCCGGTCGCGCCCGGTGAGCGCCCGCTCGGACACCGCCCCCACGGCCTCGGTCGCCCGGCTGGCCGTGCTGCGCGACGTGGCGTCCGGCATCCCCGACCCCCGCACCCTGGGCCGCCCCGTCCTCGTCGCGGTCGACGGGATCGACGGCGCCGGCAAGACCACGTTCGCCGACGAGCTCGCCACGGAGCTGCAGCGCCGCGGACGCAGTGTCGTGCGCGTCGGCGTCGACGGCTTCCACCGTCCACGTGCGGAGCGCTACCGCCGGGGCCGGCACTCCGCCGAGGGGTTCTGGGCCGACTCCTACGACTACGACGCGCTGCGGACCGAGGTGCTCGAGCCGTTCGCGCCCCGGGGCTCGCGGCGTTTCCGCCGTGCCGTGCACGACGTCGCCACCGACGCCCCGCTCCACCTCCCCCGCGAGCACGGCACGGACCGGTGCGTCCTCGTCATCGACGGGATCTTCCTGCACCGCGACGAGCTCGCCGCCTGGTGGGACTTCTCGGTGTACCTCGACGTCGACTTCGCCGAGACGTTCGCGCGGATGGCCGTCCGTGACGGGTGCTCCCCCGACCCCACCCACCCGTCGAACGCCCGCTACGTCGACGGTCAG
This window harbors:
- a CDS encoding aquaporin yields the protein MAQDNSATSAGSTEPDDNAAAGTPAPEEASAAAAADSTPAASQPAPSGSQPAGTPGSQPAGTSGSASAEDEHEHEIDAYVIPAGTVMVTGPSLVARLGAEVFGTFGLVVVGLGIALYNGISQIGSLGVGLGFGLAYAAALVAVGHVSGGHFNPAVTLGAAIGGRTPWKDVVPYWLAQLVGAVLAAAVLFITIPSTLPGLLAQGGEASGRTFFSSVANGFADHSPLSTASQGQVEFSLVVGLLVEIVLTAVFVGVILGATDRRSRNAQAPIAIGLALAVLTLVALPVTNASLNPARSTAAALFSESWALGQLWLFWVAPLVGAALAGLVYRAFAAEPAEDNLLEEDDAYVTTDDVLVVTER
- a CDS encoding NAD(P)/FAD-dependent oxidoreductase, translated to MSAPTNDEHLDPYRPRDVLVVGAGLAATQTVAALRERGYDGRVVVLGVEGTAPYDRPPLSKHLFDRPEPSWLADEIGTDLLALADDVLLDTPARALSLSAARPEVLTDRGTFTADALVVASGAHAVRPSGWEAALTLHTAADAARLRAVLEPGARLVVIGAGWIGAEVAGVAAAAGVDVVVVEANGAPLAAALGSTVGELTAPWYAAAGVRLLTGEHVTEVGTNGVLLADGKLVGADVVLAAVGARPTTDWLAGALPREPDGALRVDEHHAVIGAPRTVRAVGDVALRRSARHGWVPGGHWDGALRGPAALVADLLGTPTDAVVDVAPYVFSTQLGHELALFGHPHPDDDVVLRGDPAGAQGWAALWFRPGSDELGAILTVDRPRDVGAARRLFTAEGLPRLDRAVAHDPGRPLRQAALA
- the purN gene encoding phosphoribosylglycinamide formyltransferase; translation: MPPRPAPATRASGRLVVMVSGTGSNLAALLAAHEDPAYGARVVAVVADRGGIRALEIARAAGIPTAVVSVKDFEDRAAWDAAVTETVAVFSPDLVVLAGFMKLFGATFLGRFGGRIVNTHPALLPSFPGAHGVRDALAYGVKITGCTVMVVDEGVDTGPILAQAAVPVEPHDDEATLHERIKAVEQVLLVEWVGRITREGLRVEGRHAFVG
- a CDS encoding NADP-dependent isocitrate dehydrogenase, whose product is MAKIKVVGPVVELDGDEMTRIIWQFIKDRLIHPYLDIDLRYYDLSIQNRDATDDQVTIDAANAIKEHGVGVKCATITPDEARVEEFGLKKMWVSPNGTIRNILGGVVFREPIIISNIPRLVPGWNKPIIIGRHAFGDQYRATNFKVPGAGTLTLTYTPADGSEPINQQVVTYPDGGGVAMGMYNFNDSIRDFARASFAYGLQRGYPVYLSTKNTILKAYDGAFKDIFQEVFDEEFATAFAEKGLTYEHRLIDDMVAAAMKWEGGYVWACKNYDGDVQSDTVAQGFGSLGLMTSVLMTPDGKTVEAEAAHGTVTRHYRQHQAGKPTSTNPIASIFAWTGGLKHRGKLDSTPEVTQFAETLEQVVVETVESGAMTKDLASLVGPDQAWQTTEEFLATLDANLAAKLA
- the purH gene encoding bifunctional phosphoribosylaminoimidazolecarboxamide formyltransferase/IMP cyclohydrolase; translated protein: MSATENQRPVRRALVSVYDKTGLTGLAAALHAAGVEIVSTGSTAATIAATGVPVTRVEDLTGFPECLDGRVKTLHPRVHAGVLADTRLPEHVARLADLGIAPFELVVVNLYPFTATVASGAGPDECVEQIDIGGPSMVRAAAKNHPSVAVVVDPARYEEVATAVASGGFTLAARRLLAADAFAHTAAYDAAVASWFAAEYAPDGAAAESGFPAFTGTTWVRGEVLRYGENPHQKAALYLTPDGAAGRGLAGAQQLHGKAMSYNNYVDADAAWRAAHDHAAPAVAIIKHANPCGIAVGTDVADAHAKAHACDPVSAFGGVIATNGTLTAAAAEQIAPVFTEVVVAAAFEPEALEILARKKNIRLLQVTPVDAALTERRAVSGGLLVQELDRVDAPGDDPAAWTLAAGAPADEATLADLAFAWRAVRAVKSNAILLADAGASVGVGMGQVNRVDSCRLAVERANSGDAERARGAVAASDAFFPFADGAQVLIDAGVRAIVQPGGSVRDEEVIAAAQAAGVTLYLTGTRHFAH
- a CDS encoding malate dehydrogenase: MPSSPVTVTVTGAAGQIGYALLFRIASGQLLGADTPVRLRLLEIPQAVKAAEGTAMELDDCAFTTLDSVEIYDDATAAFDGVNVALLVGARPRTAGMERGDLLSANGGIFKPQGEAINAGAADDVRVLVVGNPANTNAFIAASHAPDVPRERFTAMTRLDHNRAVSQLATRTGAKVADIERLTIWGNHSATQYPDLSHATVGGRPALEVVNDDAWVRDTFIPTVAKRGAAIIEARGASSAASAANAAIDHVYSWVHGTPAGDWTSAGIVSDGSYGVPEGLISSFPVTSEGGSWKIVQGLDVDEFSRGRIDASVAELVEERDAVQALGLL
- a CDS encoding DUF3017 domain-containing protein produces the protein MTGTAGTHHATPAHARPGGHTPPDDPAAADPVPSTGPIPVEQAPLDPRAIARASLDAARNASLWWTSAGIVVAVVVALTVGTRQGAFVLAGVALVGALVRAVLPSPGPVALSFRSKPIDVVVLVVLGLGIAVLAQVLPA